Sequence from the Sphingobium indicum B90A genome:
GTCGACGAAAATGGCCTGGAACACGATCTTGTCGTCGCGCACGATGAAGGCGTCCTTGCCCGACACCTGCTGGGGCTGCCCCTTGAACTGGACCCAATGCAGGATGACGCTGTCCGGGCCGGCCGGTTCGATCGTCGTTTCCATGGCCTTGATGCCGGGATGATGATCCTTGTCGGTCAGCGTCGCGAAGACGCGGCGCGCCTGCGCCTGGCCTGAATAGATGCCCGGACCCCTGGCCGGCGCCTGATCCGCGACCAGCCCCTGGGGCGTCACGACCACCGTGTCCGCGGAATAATCGTCCATGATCGGCTGCAACTTGCCGAGCTTCATGCTTTCGACATGGCGGGCGACGACTTCGGCGGGCGTTGCGGCTTGGGCGGCGCCGGCCAGGGAAAGGCCCAGCAGGGCGGCGGCGAAGGGGAGGCGGAAGTCCATGGCGGCAGGAGCCTTTCTCAAGCGTTTTTTGGGGGAAGGGTGGGTTGCGGGCCGGTCATCCGTCATAGGGTCATCCCTCATAGGGGATGCCCGCTTCATGATCGCGGATGATCTGCCTCACGGCTTCGGGCTTCACGGGCAGCTTGTTCTGGTTGGCCTGGAGCCAGGCGAAGAAGTCCGCCTCGATCGCGTCGGTCCAGCGCGTGTCGATCTGGCCGGCGGTATATCTGCCCTCGCGCAGGCGCATATGGCCGAACATGTCGCGCAGCCGCGTGTTCTCCGACAGCTTCACCACCTTTTCGGCCAGTTGCGGCGGGATGAACAGCACGCCGCCGTCGCGGCCCAGCACGACATCGCCGGGCATGGCGGTCGCCTTGCCGATGCGGATCGGGCCGTTGATGCCCACCATCGTCGAATTGAGCCGCGCGCCCGTCGCCATCGCGCCGAAATGGTGCGACGGGTCGTAGGAGCGGACGAAGGAAACGAAG
This genomic interval carries:
- a CDS encoding nuclear transport factor 2-like protein encodes the protein MDFRLPFAAALLGLSLAGAAQAATPAEVVARHVESMKLGKLQPIMDDYSADTVVVTPQGLVADQAPARGPGIYSGQAQARRVFATLTDKDHHPGIKAMETTIEPAGPDSVILHWVQFKGQPQQVSGKDAFIVRDDKIVFQAIFVD